A genomic segment from Demetria terragena DSM 11295 encodes:
- the dnaJ gene encoding molecular chaperone DnaJ, protein MNDYYATIGVSREASAEEIKRAYRKQARKLHPDVNPSEEAAEQFKALSQAYEVLSDPQKRQQYDMGVDPFGARGGAGQGQGFSFTDIMDAFFGGGSPTGGRGPRSREQRGQDALVPLEIDLRDAVFGGESDLTFDTAVTCQVCSGEGSRPGTGKRTCGVCNGVGQVQEIQNSFLGQVRTTRPCGSCRGFGEVITDPCFDCSGEGRVRDRRTISLKVPAGVDTGTRIQLGGEGEAGPGGGPSGDLYVEIHVRKHSVFQRQADDLHCSVEVPMTAAALGTTLTLDTFDGERELEIKAGTQPGEVLTLRGQGVTHLRSSARGDLHVHANVRTPTKVDHQQEELLRQLAKERGEETPDGRLQPVNQGIFGRLRDAFAGR, encoded by the coding sequence GTGAACGACTACTACGCGACGATCGGCGTCTCCCGTGAGGCAAGCGCGGAGGAGATCAAGCGGGCCTACCGAAAGCAGGCGCGCAAGCTTCACCCAGATGTCAACCCCAGCGAAGAAGCCGCCGAACAGTTCAAGGCGCTGTCGCAGGCCTATGAAGTGCTGTCCGACCCGCAGAAGCGCCAGCAGTACGACATGGGCGTGGACCCGTTCGGCGCCCGCGGTGGCGCTGGTCAGGGTCAGGGTTTCTCCTTCACCGACATCATGGACGCCTTCTTCGGCGGCGGCTCACCGACCGGCGGGCGCGGTCCGCGCAGCCGGGAGCAGCGTGGCCAAGATGCCCTGGTCCCGCTGGAGATCGACCTGCGGGACGCAGTCTTTGGCGGCGAGTCCGACCTGACCTTCGATACCGCAGTGACCTGTCAAGTCTGTTCCGGTGAGGGCTCCCGTCCGGGCACGGGCAAGCGCACCTGTGGTGTCTGCAATGGCGTGGGCCAGGTGCAAGAGATTCAAAACTCCTTCCTGGGCCAGGTACGCACGACGCGGCCCTGCGGATCATGCCGTGGATTCGGCGAAGTCATCACCGACCCGTGCTTCGACTGCTCGGGTGAGGGGCGCGTACGCGACCGCCGCACGATCTCGTTGAAGGTTCCGGCAGGAGTGGACACCGGCACCCGTATCCAGCTGGGCGGCGAGGGCGAGGCTGGCCCTGGTGGTGGCCCGAGCGGCGACCTTTATGTCGAGATCCACGTTCGCAAGCACTCGGTCTTCCAGCGCCAGGCTGATGACCTGCATTGCTCGGTCGAGGTACCCATGACTGCGGCGGCGCTCGGTACCACGCTTACTCTTGACACCTTTGACGGCGAGCGCGAACTAGAGATCAAGGCGGGCACCCAGCCCGGTGAGGTGCTGACCCTGCGCGGGCAGGGCGTGACACATCTGCGCTCCTCCGCGCGCGGTGACCTGCATGTTCACGCCAATGTGCGGACGCCGACCAAGGTCGACCATCAACAGGAAGAGTTGCTGCGCCAATTGGCCAAGGAGCGCGGTGAAGAAACTCCCGACGGGCGCCTCCAACCTGTGAACCAGGGCATCTTCGGGCGTCTGCGGGACGCTTTCGCCGGACGGTAA
- a CDS encoding S8 family peptidase: MNHRSRRTAAAAFAVAAAGTMAPFASAADAAPTSDAKHVYVVEVAGASRAAVSTRSAERAEAVRSTFEVTPRRTFRSAMSGFSASMTPQQAAALEQRSDVVRVVRSDFRANVIGTPPKRDSQRKAAAGATWGLDRIDQRQLPLNSAYSTTSKGAGVTAYVIDTGVNAAHPDFGGRATQKVNFAGDGLNKDCNGHGTHVGGTVGSTTYGVAKAAKIVGVKAFTCAGDTSLEILLSSLDWVTENAQKPAVVNTSWQFEDPDGVLKAATERMNAAGITHATASGNSGGDNCSTAPRHSELPIVVGNSTKTDDRNAFSSTGACVDVYAPGTDITSLDYDGAGTAPRTGTSMASPHVAGVAALYLEKNPNATPAQVKQWIEDTATPDVVNGGGTGGTVNRLLFTGGL; this comes from the coding sequence ATGAACCACCGTTCACGTCGAACTGCTGCGGCAGCATTCGCCGTTGCCGCCGCGGGCACGATGGCGCCGTTTGCGAGTGCCGCCGATGCCGCGCCGACCAGTGATGCGAAGCACGTATACGTCGTCGAGGTCGCCGGGGCTAGCCGTGCCGCCGTGTCCACTCGTTCGGCAGAGCGCGCTGAAGCGGTGCGGTCCACCTTCGAAGTGACCCCGCGACGGACCTTCCGGTCGGCGATGTCCGGGTTTAGTGCCTCCATGACTCCGCAGCAGGCGGCGGCGTTAGAGCAGCGAAGCGACGTGGTTCGGGTGGTGCGCAGCGACTTCCGCGCGAACGTCATTGGGACCCCGCCCAAGCGGGACAGCCAACGGAAGGCGGCTGCGGGCGCGACCTGGGGCCTGGACCGGATCGACCAGCGACAACTCCCCTTGAACTCCGCCTACTCCACGACCAGCAAGGGCGCTGGGGTGACCGCCTATGTCATCGACACCGGCGTCAACGCCGCGCACCCGGACTTCGGCGGTCGCGCCACGCAGAAGGTCAACTTCGCAGGGGATGGCCTCAACAAGGATTGCAACGGACATGGCACCCACGTCGGTGGCACAGTCGGTTCGACGACGTACGGCGTTGCGAAGGCAGCGAAGATCGTGGGCGTGAAGGCGTTCACCTGCGCCGGCGACACGTCGCTGGAGATCTTGCTCAGCAGTTTGGACTGGGTGACCGAGAATGCCCAGAAGCCCGCGGTGGTCAACACTTCCTGGCAGTTCGAAGACCCCGACGGTGTGCTGAAGGCGGCCACCGAGCGGATGAACGCCGCCGGCATCACCCACGCGACCGCGTCGGGAAACTCCGGCGGAGACAACTGCAGCACAGCTCCGCGACACAGCGAGCTGCCGATTGTCGTGGGGAACTCCACGAAGACCGACGACCGCAACGCGTTCTCCAGCACCGGAGCCTGCGTCGATGTGTACGCGCCGGGCACCGACATCACCAGCCTGGACTATGACGGTGCCGGTACCGCGCCCAGGACCGGTACCTCGATGGCATCGCCGCACGTGGCAGGGGTGGCGGCGCTTTACTTGGAGAAAAACCCGAACGCGACTCCAGCGCAGGTCAAGCAGTGGATCGAAGACACTGCCACCCCTGACGTAGTCAACGGCGGAGGCACCGGAGGCACCGTCAACCGGCTGTTGTTCACCGGCGGGCTCTAG
- the ybeY gene encoding rRNA maturation RNase YbeY, translating into MSIDVLNETEIEVDLEELHECARFTMDELHVHPQADLCVRVIDEAAMEILHVRWMDLPGPTDVMSFPMDELRPGSEGEPSEEGVLGDIVLCPTVAAAQAAAAGHTTQEELLLLTVHGVLHLLGYDHAEPQERDEMFDLQRRLLLSFLARRGDGQPRINPPSGS; encoded by the coding sequence ATGAGTATTGATGTGCTGAACGAGACCGAGATCGAGGTCGACCTCGAAGAACTCCACGAGTGTGCGCGCTTCACCATGGACGAACTGCACGTCCATCCGCAGGCTGATCTGTGCGTACGGGTCATCGACGAAGCCGCGATGGAGATCCTGCACGTTCGGTGGATGGACCTTCCCGGTCCGACGGACGTCATGAGTTTTCCCATGGACGAACTGCGGCCAGGTAGCGAGGGCGAGCCCTCCGAGGAGGGCGTTCTTGGTGACATCGTGCTGTGTCCGACCGTCGCGGCGGCGCAGGCTGCTGCCGCAGGCCACACCACCCAAGAAGAACTCTTGTTGCTCACCGTGCACGGGGTGCTGCACCTGCTGGGCTACGACCATGCGGAGCCCCAGGAGCGGGACGAAATGTTTGATCTGCAACGGCGCTTGTTGCTGAGTTTCCTTGCTCGCCGCGGCGACGGTCAGCCGCGCATCAACCCACCGAGCGGCTCATGA
- a CDS encoding PhoH family protein, whose amino-acid sequence MTDDSQGASATHVPSTPAGGDRRTFTIPPEVQMVTLLGPRDELLRTMERALPRVQLHVRGNEFSAEGPAADLAILDDLIAELLTIIQAGHPLNRDAVERSIGMLQASTRERPADVLTTNIISSRGRTIRPKTLGQKQYIDSIDGHTIVFGIGPAGTGKTYLAMAKAVAALQAKQVNRIILTRPAVEAGERLGFLPGSLNDKIDPYLRPLYDALHDMVDPDSIPRLMASGTVEVAPLAFMRGRSLNDSFVILDEAQNTSPEQMKMFLTRLGFGSKMVVTGDTTQVDLPTGTTSGLRIVQDILGDVEDVHFARLSAQDVVRHRLVSDIVEAYGRWDARATGRAAGTSISDAP is encoded by the coding sequence ATGACAGACGACTCCCAAGGCGCAAGCGCCACCCACGTTCCTTCTACGCCTGCTGGCGGCGACCGTCGAACCTTCACGATTCCACCTGAAGTGCAGATGGTGACCCTGCTAGGCCCCCGCGACGAACTGCTGAGAACCATGGAGAGGGCACTTCCACGCGTTCAATTGCATGTGCGGGGCAATGAGTTCAGCGCCGAAGGCCCGGCCGCCGACCTCGCCATTCTCGATGATCTGATCGCCGAATTGCTCACCATCATCCAGGCCGGGCACCCACTTAATCGGGATGCGGTCGAGCGCTCGATCGGCATGCTTCAGGCCAGCACGCGCGAACGCCCTGCGGACGTCCTGACGACCAACATCATCAGTAGCCGCGGGCGAACCATCCGGCCAAAGACGTTGGGGCAGAAGCAATACATCGACTCGATTGATGGGCACACCATCGTGTTCGGTATCGGACCAGCCGGCACGGGCAAGACCTACCTCGCGATGGCGAAGGCGGTCGCCGCATTGCAGGCCAAGCAGGTCAATCGGATCATCCTGACGCGCCCGGCGGTCGAGGCCGGAGAGCGATTGGGATTCCTGCCCGGTTCACTCAACGACAAGATCGACCCCTATCTGCGCCCGCTGTATGACGCGCTGCACGACATGGTCGACCCCGACTCGATCCCGCGCCTCATGGCCTCCGGCACCGTGGAAGTGGCGCCGTTGGCGTTTATGCGAGGGCGTTCCCTCAATGATTCCTTTGTCATCCTCGACGAAGCGCAGAACACCTCGCCCGAGCAGATGAAGATGTTCCTCACCCGGCTCGGGTTCGGCTCGAAGATGGTCGTTACCGGTGATACCACCCAGGTCGATCTGCCGACCGGAACCACCTCAGGACTGCGGATCGTGCAGGACATCCTGGGCGATGTTGAGGACGTGCACTTCGCCCGGTTGAGCGCCCAGGATGTTGTCCGCCATCGATTGGTGAGCGACATCGTCGAGGCTTATGGGCGATGGGATGCACGGGCGACGGGCCGTGCCGCGGGCACCTCGATCAGTGATGCGCCATGA
- a CDS encoding M4 family metallopeptidase gives MTTTPCFIIPPHLLQRLAQDDDRRVAECAQHTLALRPEVAARRSVKAAHSGPDREARGNTGIIPPDLRSRARTAITTTPDADQNDAAAVDVAPKRAIHDAGNSTALPGELVRAEGDPAVEDSDANEAYEGLGHTFDLFADIYGRNSLDDRGLALVATVHYDRNYANAIWDGEQMIFGDGDGVLLASMTDSVDIIAHELAHGITQYTAGLTYVAQPGALNESVSDVFGSLVKQRILGQTAEQADWIIGANLYAEGINGVGLRSMKAPGTAYDDPRIGKDPQPASMTDYQDLPHDEEHDNGGVHINSGIPNRAFYLAATAIGGHAWERAGQIWYDVLTSRTLPKDSDFATFARATITAAGDRFGQGSTEQQAVEQGWAGVQVL, from the coding sequence ATGACGACCACACCGTGCTTCATCATTCCGCCTCACCTGCTCCAGCGGCTCGCTCAAGACGACGACCGCCGGGTCGCCGAATGCGCCCAACACACCCTGGCCCTTCGACCAGAAGTTGCCGCGCGGCGCAGTGTGAAAGCTGCCCACAGCGGCCCAGACCGGGAGGCTCGCGGCAACACTGGCATCATCCCGCCTGACCTGCGCAGCCGAGCCCGAACAGCGATCACCACGACCCCAGATGCAGACCAGAACGACGCCGCTGCTGTCGATGTCGCACCAAAGCGCGCGATCCACGACGCAGGCAACAGCACCGCGCTTCCCGGTGAACTGGTGCGCGCTGAAGGCGACCCTGCCGTCGAAGATAGCGATGCCAACGAGGCCTACGAGGGCCTCGGTCACACCTTCGATCTCTTTGCCGACATCTACGGGCGCAACTCGCTCGACGATCGAGGTCTCGCGCTGGTCGCCACAGTCCACTACGACCGCAATTATGCGAATGCCATCTGGGACGGTGAGCAGATGATCTTTGGCGATGGCGACGGCGTGTTGCTGGCGTCGATGACGGACAGCGTCGACATCATCGCCCACGAGTTGGCGCACGGGATCACCCAATACACCGCCGGCCTGACCTATGTCGCACAACCTGGTGCGCTCAACGAATCCGTCTCGGATGTCTTTGGGTCATTGGTCAAGCAGCGCATCCTGGGCCAGACCGCCGAGCAAGCCGACTGGATTATCGGCGCCAACCTCTACGCCGAAGGCATTAACGGCGTGGGCTTGCGCTCGATGAAGGCGCCGGGAACGGCCTATGACGACCCGCGGATCGGCAAGGACCCACAGCCTGCGTCGATGACCGACTACCAAGACCTGCCGCACGATGAGGAGCACGACAACGGCGGAGTGCACATCAACTCCGGCATCCCGAACCGTGCGTTCTATCTCGCAGCGACCGCGATCGGCGGACACGCATGGGAGCGCGCCGGCCAGATCTGGTACGACGTCCTGACCTCTCGAACTCTCCCCAAAGACTCCGACTTCGCCACCTTCGCTCGCGCCACCATCACCGCCGCTGGCGACCGCTTCGGGCAGGGAAGCACCGAGCAGCAGGCCGTCGAACAGGGTTGGGCCGGGGTTCAGGTCCTCTAA
- a CDS encoding class I SAM-dependent methyltransferase produces MRDYEAWAEFGDVLRLPIDPERDVAASIPWEQAGFQAHLPLIDVGPGSGVTTVVLAETFPDAEIVAVEPDLLMRSLLMTRLAERSGVRERTTVLPGVIQETWLPAECGGALLFNVIYFLGERERERFWHRMADVLVPGASVLMSRSYGGAGEVDVERKLVSSGTVGRHEYQRWYASHALGDGRVEIINQFQVLRDGEVVRDEETRITPYGLGEDRIVDEIPVGAFGIEEIDERYLAIRRHPDLARRKRR; encoded by the coding sequence ATGCGTGACTATGAAGCATGGGCGGAGTTCGGCGATGTACTGCGACTACCGATCGACCCAGAACGCGATGTCGCTGCGTCCATTCCGTGGGAGCAGGCTGGCTTCCAAGCACACCTGCCGTTGATCGACGTCGGACCAGGCAGCGGTGTGACGACCGTCGTGCTGGCCGAGACCTTCCCTGACGCGGAGATCGTGGCCGTCGAGCCCGACCTGTTGATGCGGTCGCTGCTCATGACCCGGCTGGCCGAGCGCTCCGGCGTTCGGGAGCGAACTACGGTGTTGCCTGGCGTAATTCAGGAGACTTGGTTGCCGGCCGAGTGTGGGGGAGCACTGCTGTTCAACGTCATCTACTTCCTTGGCGAACGCGAGCGCGAGCGTTTCTGGCATCGGATGGCCGACGTACTCGTGCCAGGCGCGTCGGTGCTGATGAGCCGGTCCTACGGCGGTGCTGGCGAGGTCGATGTTGAACGCAAACTGGTCAGTTCTGGCACGGTCGGTCGCCACGAATACCAACGCTGGTATGCCTCACACGCCCTTGGCGACGGGCGTGTGGAGATCATCAACCAGTTCCAGGTGCTGCGCGACGGTGAAGTCGTGCGTGATGAGGAGACCCGGATCACGCCGTACGGCCTGGGCGAGGACCGCATTGTCGATGAGATCCCCGTTGGCGCGTTCGGCATCGAGGAGATCGACGAGCGCTACCTCGCGATCCGGCGGCATCCCGATCTCGCCCGCCGCAAGCGCCGCTAG
- a CDS encoding DoxX family protein → MGVFDRAVATRSQNVTRLVLGAFMVLAGLAHLTVGRQDFHAQVPEWLPVNEDFVVLASGVLEIGLGIALLALPRYRRITGLVLAVFFVLVFPGNVAQYVEGITAFGLDTDAKRLARLFGQPLLISGALWSAAIPERAVPTDCQSQRAE, encoded by the coding sequence ATGGGTGTCTTCGATCGGGCCGTCGCGACGCGCTCCCAAAACGTCACCCGCCTTGTCCTCGGCGCATTCATGGTGCTGGCTGGCTTGGCGCACCTGACCGTGGGTCGGCAGGATTTCCACGCGCAGGTGCCCGAATGGTTGCCGGTCAACGAGGACTTCGTGGTTCTGGCTTCAGGCGTCCTCGAAATTGGACTCGGCATAGCACTACTCGCACTGCCCCGATATCGCCGGATCACCGGGCTCGTGCTCGCGGTGTTCTTTGTGCTGGTCTTTCCCGGCAACGTCGCGCAGTACGTCGAGGGCATCACCGCCTTCGGCCTGGACACCGACGCCAAGCGGTTAGCCCGGTTGTTCGGCCAGCCGCTGCTGATTTCCGGCGCGCTGTGGTCGGCCGCCATTCCCGAACGCGCCGTACCGACCGACTGTCAGTCCCAGCGGGCAGAGTAA
- a CDS encoding hemolysin family protein, with the protein MTLLVLCAVLSVVIAFAFALIESAISRVGTGHAEELAESGRSGGLALQSVVADRSAVVMVLTFLRVLSEAATAVLVTLAVQQIVDGFWVELLLAISIMGLASFLLVGVSPRTLGRQHADSVALAAAPAVGALRKLLAPVVRLLVLVGNAVTPGRGYRDGPFETEAELREFVDFAGESLLIEDDERKMLHSVFDLGDTLAREVMVPRTDMIFIDGTKNLRQAMNLFVRSGFSRLPVVDGGPDDVEGLVYFKDVSRRVFADHRNESRPVTDVMRPVAFIPDTKPADDLLREMQVERRHFSVVIDEYGGTAGLVTMEDIVEEIVGEIDDEYDTISPQVAHLDDGSVRVPARLEIDDLCELLDVTIEEEDVETVGGLLSKLVGRVPIPGAAGEISGLRLTADRVAGRRHQLATVVVERVGDLDDEALEGEDPQDHTEDSDTQK; encoded by the coding sequence ATGACTTTACTCGTGTTGTGCGCCGTTCTCAGCGTCGTCATCGCCTTTGCCTTCGCGTTGATCGAGTCCGCGATTTCCCGGGTCGGAACCGGCCACGCCGAAGAACTCGCGGAGTCCGGCCGAAGCGGAGGCCTGGCCCTGCAATCTGTCGTAGCCGACCGTAGCGCGGTCGTGATGGTCCTGACGTTCTTGCGGGTGCTATCGGAAGCTGCGACCGCCGTACTCGTCACGTTGGCGGTCCAGCAGATCGTGGATGGTTTCTGGGTTGAGTTGTTGCTCGCGATCAGCATCATGGGGCTCGCGAGCTTCCTGCTCGTCGGCGTCTCACCGCGCACGCTCGGGCGCCAGCACGCTGACAGCGTGGCGCTGGCGGCAGCGCCAGCCGTGGGGGCTTTGCGCAAGTTGCTCGCTCCCGTCGTTCGCCTTCTGGTGCTGGTGGGCAATGCGGTGACCCCGGGCCGTGGCTACCGGGACGGACCATTCGAAACCGAAGCCGAACTGCGCGAGTTCGTTGATTTCGCCGGTGAGTCTCTGCTCATTGAGGACGACGAGCGCAAGATGCTGCACTCGGTCTTCGACTTGGGCGACACGCTGGCGCGTGAAGTGATGGTCCCGCGTACCGACATGATCTTTATCGACGGAACCAAAAACCTTCGACAAGCCATGAATCTCTTTGTGCGATCAGGCTTTTCGCGCCTCCCTGTAGTCGACGGCGGTCCGGACGATGTCGAGGGCTTGGTCTATTTCAAGGATGTGTCTCGGCGAGTGTTCGCCGACCATCGCAACGAAAGTCGTCCGGTGACGGACGTGATGCGGCCGGTCGCGTTCATCCCCGACACCAAGCCTGCCGACGACTTGTTGCGCGAGATGCAGGTCGAGCGCCGACACTTCTCGGTCGTCATCGACGAATACGGCGGTACCGCGGGCCTAGTGACGATGGAAGACATCGTCGAAGAGATCGTTGGCGAGATCGATGACGAGTACGACACGATCAGTCCGCAGGTCGCGCACCTTGACGATGGTTCTGTGCGCGTTCCTGCCCGCCTCGAGATCGATGACCTGTGCGAACTGCTGGACGTCACGATCGAAGAGGAAGACGTCGAGACCGTGGGTGGCTTGCTGTCCAAGTTGGTCGGTCGAGTCCCGATCCCCGGAGCCGCTGGGGAGATCAGTGGTCTGCGGTTGACCGCCGACCGTGTCGCGGGACGACGACACCAGTTGGCGACCGTGGTCGTGGAACGAGTCGGAGACCTCGATGACGAGGCACTCGAAGGCGAGGACCCGCAGGACCATACTGAGGACTCGGACACCCAGAAATGA
- a CDS encoding 16S rRNA (uracil(1498)-N(3))-methyltransferase has translation MTAPLFHTAPDALAGLAVGARVLLDGPEGRHAAAVRRLTVGEPALLADGSGRLAHCTATEVTKAEVTFVVDALTQHPVEQPRFVLVQALAKDGRDLQAIESATELGVDVVVPWQAQRSIVQWREERATKAHAKWEGTVRAAAKQSRRARVPQVAELTRRTELLARVAESALTLILHEDADTSLAGIELPATGDVVVIVGPEGGISPEEVADLQAAGGHCVGLGPNVLRASTAGPAALAVLASRSRW, from the coding sequence GTGACCGCGCCGCTTTTTCACACTGCACCGGACGCGCTCGCAGGGCTCGCGGTCGGCGCCCGGGTTCTGCTGGACGGTCCGGAAGGGCGACATGCCGCGGCGGTACGCCGCCTCACGGTCGGTGAACCCGCACTCTTGGCCGACGGGTCAGGACGCCTCGCGCACTGCACCGCGACCGAGGTGACCAAGGCGGAGGTCACCTTCGTGGTCGACGCGCTCACTCAACACCCAGTCGAACAGCCGCGCTTCGTCCTGGTGCAGGCTCTGGCCAAGGACGGACGGGACCTTCAGGCCATCGAATCGGCCACCGAGCTGGGCGTCGATGTGGTGGTGCCCTGGCAGGCGCAGCGATCCATCGTGCAGTGGCGCGAAGAGCGCGCCACCAAGGCGCACGCCAAGTGGGAGGGCACGGTTCGCGCCGCCGCAAAACAGTCCCGGCGGGCTCGAGTTCCGCAGGTCGCCGAATTGACCCGACGCACGGAACTACTGGCACGCGTCGCCGAGTCCGCGCTCACCCTGATCCTTCACGAGGACGCCGACACTTCCCTGGCGGGCATTGAACTCCCCGCCACGGGCGACGTGGTGGTCATCGTGGGGCCGGAGGGCGGGATCTCGCCCGAGGAGGTGGCGGACTTGCAGGCGGCAGGGGGCCATTGCGTGGGGCTCGGGCCGAACGTGCTGCGGGCCTCTACCGCTGGCCCGGCAGCGCTCGCCGTCCTCGCGTCGCGATCCCGTTGGTAA
- the hrcA gene encoding heat-inducible transcriptional repressor HrcA, with amino-acid sequence MSDERRLHVLRAIVQDYVATSEPVGSKALLERHQLGVSAATVRNDMAALEEDGYIAAPHTSAGRIPTDAGYRLFVDEISRIKPLSRSERVAIQRFLDASVDLDDVVDRTAQLLASLTNQVAVMQYPSLTRSTVRHVELVALSADRLMVVLILSNGRIEQRVIDVSRDHTTDDGQTVMGDLRARINALANGQTLVEAAAKLVPVPEALAPDDRSTGQAVVASLTDMLKEQREERVVLAGTANLARTDHDTANLGPVLDALEQHVVLLRLLESLNVDRDDHIAVRIGAENSHEGLHHSSVVTTTYGAGGVAGLGVLGPTRMDYPSTMAAVRAVARYVSEILDQ; translated from the coding sequence ATGTCCGACGAGCGGAGGCTGCATGTCCTGCGCGCCATCGTGCAGGACTACGTCGCAACGTCTGAGCCGGTGGGGTCCAAGGCGCTCCTGGAGCGCCACCAACTCGGGGTGTCCGCGGCGACCGTTCGCAATGACATGGCCGCCCTCGAGGAGGACGGATATATCGCGGCGCCGCATACGTCCGCCGGTCGTATTCCGACGGACGCCGGCTACCGCTTGTTTGTCGATGAGATCAGCCGCATCAAACCGCTCAGCCGTAGCGAAAGAGTCGCCATTCAGCGGTTCTTGGACGCCTCAGTCGACTTAGATGATGTCGTCGACCGTACGGCCCAGTTGCTCGCATCGCTGACCAACCAGGTCGCTGTGATGCAGTACCCATCGCTCACCCGATCCACGGTGCGCCACGTCGAACTGGTGGCCTTGTCGGCGGACCGTCTGATGGTGGTGCTCATCCTGTCCAACGGCCGCATTGAGCAGCGCGTCATCGACGTAAGCCGGGACCACACGACCGATGACGGTCAAACGGTGATGGGCGACCTGCGCGCGCGAATCAATGCGCTCGCCAACGGTCAGACCCTTGTCGAGGCCGCAGCCAAACTCGTGCCTGTTCCTGAAGCGCTGGCCCCCGATGACCGCTCGACCGGGCAAGCCGTCGTCGCCTCGCTGACCGACATGCTCAAGGAGCAACGCGAGGAACGAGTAGTGCTGGCCGGCACGGCCAATCTGGCGCGGACTGACCACGACACCGCAAACCTCGGCCCAGTGCTTGATGCACTGGAGCAACACGTCGTCCTGCTTCGGTTGCTCGAATCACTCAATGTCGACCGTGACGACCACATCGCGGTCCGGATTGGTGCCGAGAATAGCCACGAAGGACTTCATCACTCATCCGTCGTCACCACGACCTACGGAGCCGGCGGCGTCGCCGGACTCGGAGTGCTCGGACCGACCCGGATGGACTACCCCTCAACCATGGCTGCGGTACGTGCCGTTGCCCGATATGTTTCGGAGATCCTCGACCAGTGA
- the era gene encoding GTPase Era, with protein sequence MSDYRAGFACLVGRPNAGKSTLTNALIGSKVAITSSKPQTTRHTIRAIITNDESQLVLVDTPGLHKPRTLLGERLNHLVRETLLEVDVVGFCLPADQKIGPGDAFIAAELAEIRQGKKVPIVAIATKTDTVSKDRVAQHLMAIDQLGNKFAAFDDIVPCSATADVQVDVVARVLTGHLPASPKLYPDDMLTEETDTVRIAELVREAALEGVRDELPHSLAVVVEEMVPREDRPADKPLLDVRVNVFVERSSQKAIVIGRGGSRLREVGTNARRQIEELLGQKVYLDLHVKIAKDWQRDPNQLSKLGF encoded by the coding sequence ATGAGTGACTACCGTGCTGGATTCGCATGCTTGGTGGGGCGACCCAATGCCGGAAAGTCGACGCTGACCAACGCGCTCATCGGCAGCAAGGTGGCGATTACCTCAAGCAAGCCACAGACCACCCGCCACACCATTCGAGCGATCATCACCAACGATGAGTCCCAGTTGGTTCTGGTGGACACGCCGGGGCTGCACAAGCCGCGGACCTTGCTAGGCGAACGCCTCAACCACCTCGTACGCGAGACCCTGCTCGAGGTCGATGTCGTCGGATTCTGCCTTCCCGCGGACCAGAAGATCGGCCCGGGTGATGCCTTCATCGCCGCCGAACTGGCCGAGATCAGGCAGGGCAAGAAGGTCCCGATCGTCGCGATCGCGACGAAGACCGACACGGTCTCCAAAGATCGAGTCGCCCAACATCTCATGGCCATCGACCAGCTCGGCAACAAGTTCGCGGCGTTCGACGACATCGTGCCGTGCTCGGCGACCGCAGACGTCCAAGTTGACGTCGTGGCGCGCGTGCTCACGGGGCATCTTCCGGCCTCACCGAAGCTTTACCCCGATGACATGCTCACCGAAGAAACCGACACGGTACGCATCGCAGAGTTGGTGCGGGAGGCAGCGCTCGAAGGCGTGCGAGACGAGTTGCCGCACAGCTTGGCCGTGGTCGTGGAGGAGATGGTTCCACGCGAGGACCGACCGGCAGACAAGCCACTTCTGGATGTACGAGTCAACGTGTTCGTTGAGAGGTCATCGCAGAAGGCCATCGTCATCGGTCGGGGTGGGTCGCGACTGCGGGAAGTCGGGACCAATGCCCGTCGGCAGATCGAAGAGCTCCTCGGCCAGAAGGTCTACCTCGACCTACACGTCAAGATCGCCAAAGACTGGCAGCGCGACCCGAACCAGTTGAGCAAGTTGGGATTCTGA